GGCGGCGGCGGGGTGCGCTTCCTCGGGCCGCGCGGCGACGTGTACGACCTGATGGCGGCGGCCGACGCGTTCGCGGTGCCGTCCCGCTGGGAGGGGCTGGGCAGCGCGGCGATGGAGGCGATGGGCGTCGGCGTGCCGCTGGTCTGCTCGGACGTCCCGGCGCTGCGGGAGACGGTCGGCTCGGAGGACTACGCCCTGCTGGTGCCGCCGGAGCGTCCCGAGGAGCTGGCGAAGGCGCTGATCACGCTCCTTGACGACCCGTCGGGGTCGGCGGTGCGGGTGAAGGCGGCGAGGGCGCGGTTCCTGACCTCGTTCACCCTCCAGCAGGTGTCGGCGCGGATGGTCGGGTTCTACGAGCGGGCGCTGCGCCGACGTGTCGCCTGAGGGCCCGCGGGCCGCGACCGGTCCGGGTGGTGCATCCGGACGACGAATCCGGACAGAGGACGGCGAAAGCGGGCACGCTCCGCAGGAGGGCCGGAATCCGTCCTTCGAGAATCGCCAAAGTGCTTGCGCCGCAGTTCCGGTGCGACAAGCATCACTGCGGGGGTCCGGTGTCGCCCGGGGGAGGGCGCGAACCGGACGATCCGGGCCGGCGCGGCCCGGGCATGGCGTACGCCGTCAGGGGGGCCTGATGCACGAGCAGCAGCCGAGGAGTTCCCGCGTGCCGAGAACAGTCCGCCGCGCCGAGGTGTTAGGGACCGTCTGACCGTGCGTGTCCACCCGTCCGCGTCCCGGCGGGACCGGTCGGACACGCCCAGGGGCTGACGAGGTCCCGCACCGGGCCCGGCACGCCGGGCCGGCCGCGCCAGAGCGCGCCGTCGTCGCCGACGGGGCGCGGCCGACCACGCGCTCCAGGCGCATGCACCACGATCGCGAGGGGATCCAACCGGTGGAACCGGCAAACCATTTCGCCGTCCTGCGACGGTACTGGCGGCTGCTCGTCGGCTGCACCATGGCCGCACTGATCATCGGCTTCGTGCTCACCCCGGACGGAGACGCGGTCGACGACGCCAAGTGGCAGTGCAAGGTGGCCATCACGCCGGTGGCCGGCGCCGCCGAGACGGTCCGGGCGGACCAGGTGCTCAGCTACGCCCAGGGCGCGGACGTCAGCACCGAGGCGGCCAAGAAGCTGGGCATCACCGACGTGGCCAGCCTGGTCGCCCGGCGGACGGTCGCCGCGGCCTCCACCCAGATGCTGCTGGTCACCGCCACCGGGCCGACCCAGCAGTCCTCCGCCGCCCTCGCCGACGCGCTGTCCCAGGCCACCATCACCGGCTACAGCTCCGAGTCCAAGAAGAGCGCGGACGAGTCCATCAAGCGCCTGCAGAACCAGGCCAAGGAGCAGCAGGACCAGGTCGACCAGCTGCAGCGGCAGTTCAACGCCGCCAAGCCCGGCGACCAGCCCCGGCTGCAGCCCCAGCTGACCGCCGCCACCGGCTCGCTCACCAAGACCCTCACCGCCATCAGCGACCTGCAGAGCTCCAGCCAGACCGACGCCATCCAGCAGTGGGGCTCGATCGACTGCCGGGAGGCCGGCGGCAGCCTGCTCACCTCGCCCACCCGGAGCGTCCGGCTCGCCCTCGCCGTGGTGCTGGGCCTGGCCCTCGGCGTGGTCGCCGCGCTGATGCTCAGCCGGATGGACACCCGGCTGCGCTCCCGCAACGGCACCGAGGAGGCCTTCAACCTGCCGGTGATCGGCGAGATCCCGCACCTGTCCCACCGGCTGCGGCGGCTGCGCGAGCCGCTGGTGGTCGCCCGGCCCTCCGACCCAGCCGCCGAGGCGTACCGCTCGCTGCGCTCCACCCTGCTGCTCACCGGCCCGGAGGCGCTCTCCGCGCAGCTCGGCGAGGGGCCCGGCCGGGCCGGCTCCGGCAACGCCCGGCGGTCCACCGAGCCGGCGCCGGTGATCCTGGTGATGTCCGGGCGCAGCGGCGACGGCCGCACCACCACGGTGGCCAACCTCGCCGCCGCGCTGGCCGAGACCGGCCGGCAGGTCCTGGTCCTCGACTGCGACTTCCGCAACCCGCAGGCCCACGTGCACTTCGGGATCGGCGACGGCCCCGGCATGGCCGAACTCCTCAGCGCCGAGCAGATCTCCGACCTGCGCGACCTGATCCGCCGCACCACCGTGGACGGCGTCGCCCTGATCACCGGCGGCAACACCACCGCGTACCCGGCGGCCCTGGTGCTGCGGGCCGGGGAGGTGCTGCGGCGGGCGCGGGAGCACGCGGACGTGGTGCTGATCGACAGCTCCCCGCTGCTGTACGCCAACGACGCGTACGACCTGGTGCAGCACGCGGACGCGGTGCTGGTGACCGCGATGGCGGGCAACGTCAAGCCCGAACAGGCCGACCGGGTCGCCGAGTTGCTCGCCCGGACGGGGGTGCCGGTGGCCGGAGTCGCGCTGCTCGGCACCGAGGGGCCGGCCCAGGGCCGGCGGCGCAACCGGGACGGCGGCCTGAGGACGCCCGCCGCCCTGTTCTCCCGCTCCTCCGGTCCCGCCGCCCCGGCCCCGGCGCTGCCCCGGCCGGCCGCCGAGCCGTCCCCCGAGGACCAGCCCAAGCCCTCCCCCAGCTGGGCCCGCCGCCCGGAGAACACCGCGGAGACCACCCTCCAGCTCCGCCAGGCGGGAGAGGACCTGTGAACCGAAGAGTCCGGGCCGCAGCCTCCCGCAGCAGCGCGCAGTTCCCCGCGCCCCCGGTGGTGGACCTCCTGCACCCGGCCCACGGAGGTTCGCGGTGAAGCGGGTGCTGTGGTTGGCGAAGGGCCTCGGGCGGGGTGGTGCCGAGCAGTTGCTGGTGAACTGCGCCCGGCACGTGGACACCTCCCGCTACGAGGTGGAGGTCGCGTACGTGCTGCCGTGGAAGGACGCGCTGGTGCCCGCGCTGGAGGCGGCCGGGGTGCGGACGCACTGCCTCGGCACCGCCCCCGGCCGGCTCTGGCCGCTCCGTCTGCGCGGCCTCCTCGCCGAGCGCCGGTACGACCTGGTGCACTCGCACATGCCCGTCCCGGCCGCCGCCGCCCGGCTGCTGTCGTACGGCCGGAGCGGGCCGCGGCTGGTGCACACCGAGCACAACGTCTGGGAGCGGTACCGGACGGCGACCCGCTGGGCGAACGCGTGGACGTACCGCCGCAACGACGCGGTGATCGCGGTCTCGCACGCGGTGGCGGCGACCATCGCCCGGCGCCGTCCGGACCCGGACTGGGTGACGGTGGTGCACCACGGCCCGGACCTGGCGGACGCGCCCTCCGGCCCGGCGGCGCGGGCCGCCGCACGGGCCGAACTCGGGCTGCCCGCCGACGCGGTGGTGATCGGTACGGTCGGCAACCTGACCGCGAAAAAGGACCAGGCCACCCTGCTGGCGGCGTTCGCGCGGGTCCGGGCCGACCACCCCGGGGCGGCGCTGGTGCTGATCGGTTCCGGCCCGCTGGAGGCGGAGTTGAGGGCGCGGGCCGGGGAGGGCGTGGTGTTCGCCGGGTCCCGGTCGGACGTGCCGGCGCTGCTGCCAGGGTTCGACGTGTTCACCCTGAGCTCCCGTCAGGAGGGCCTGCCGGTCGCGCTGATGGAGGCGATGACCAGCGGTCTGCCCTCGGTGGTGACCCGGGTGGGCGGGATGCCGGAGGTGCTGGAGGACGGCGGGCAGGGGCTGCTGGTGCCGCCCGGCGATCCGGCGGCGCTGGCCGCGGCGCTGTCCCGGATGGTGGCCGAGGGGGATCTGCGGGAGCGGCTGGGGGCCGCCGCCCGGGAGCGGTCGAAGGGCTTCGACGTGGCCGGGGCGCAGCGGTCCATCGAGGCGGTGTACGCGCGGGTGCTGCGGGATCGGCCGTCTCCGGAAGGGAACCGAGTACATCCGTGAACACCGTGCCACCCGAGACGGAGCTGGCCTTCCGTCCGTTCGCCGAGGCGGACGTCCCGGCCGTCCTGGAGCTGCTGACCGCCTCGCTGGCGGGCGGCCCGACCGGCACCCGCAGTCCCGAGTTCTTCGCGTGGAAGCACCGCCGCAACCCGTTCGGGGCCAGTCCCGGCCTGCTGGCGGTGACGCCGGAGGGCCGGCCGGTGGGCGTCCGGCTGTTCCTGCGCTGGGAGTGGCGGCAGGGCGGGCGGGCGGTCCGCGCGGTGCGGCCGGTGGACACCGCCACCCACCCGGACTTCCAGGGCCGCGGGATCTTCCGCCGGCTCACCCTGGACCTGCTGGAACAGGTGGCCGGGGACGCCGAGTTGGTGTTCAACACGCCGAACGGCAACAGCCTGCCGGGCTATCTGAAGATGGGCTGGCGGGAGGTGGGCCGGGTGCCGATCGCGCTGCGGGTGGCCCGGCCGGCCGCGTTCGCGCTCGGCGCCCGGGCGGCGCTGGCCCGCCGGTCCGGCCGGCGGCGTCCGCTGCACTGTGAACTCCCGCTCGCGGCCGGGTTCTTCGGCGAGGGCAACGGTCTGGCCGAGCTGCTGAAGGAGCGGGCCGCGGCGGACGAGGGCGAGGCGCGGATGGCCGTGCACCGCACCGAGGGGTTCCTGCGCTGGCGGTACGGGGACGCCCCGGGCCTGGACTACCGGGTGCTGACCTGCGAGCGCGGTGGCGAGCTGGCCGGGGTGGCGTTCGGCCGTCCGCGGCGGCGCGGTCCGCTGACCGAGTTCACCCTGGCCGAGGTGCTGGTGCGGCCGGGCGACCGGCGGGCGGCGGCGAGCCTGCTGCGGCAGGCGGCGTTCGCGGGCTGCGACCACGTGGCCACCCATCTGGCGCCGGGGACGGAGGCGGCCGCGGCGGGTCTGCGCGGCGGCTACCTGACCGCCCCGCGCACCGGGATGAGCCTCGCCGCCCGGACGCCGGCCGGCCCGCTGCCGGCCGACCGTACCCTGGCCGCCTGGCGGTTCAGCCTGGGCGACCTGGAGGTCTTCTGATGCTCCGGCTCGCGGGCGCGGCGCGGCTGCCCGACCTGCGCCGGCGGATCGCCTGGTCCTCCGTGGTGGCGGGCGGCCTGGTGACCGGGTACGTCACGCTGTTCGTGGTGGCGATGGTGCACACCACGTACGACACCTGGGGTGCGCTGCTGGTGGCGCCGGCGCTGATGGCGATCGGCACGCCGATCCTGGCCCGGGTGGCGGCGGCCAACCCGGAGCCGAACGTCTTCAAGCTGCTGGTGCTGGCGATGGGCCTGAAGCTGTTCTGCGCCTTCCCCCGGTACCTGATGGCCTTCGTGCTCTACGGCGGCGCGGCGGACGCCAAGATGTACCACCAGCGGGGCACCGAGCTCTCCCGCTACCTGGACCAGGTCGGCCTGTTCTCCGGTGACTTCCACTACGACCTGGGCATGAAGGTGGCCGGCACCGGATTCGTCATCATCGTCACGGGCGTGGTGTACGCGATCACCGGGCCGACCCTGGTGGGCGGGTTCCTGGTCTTCTCCTGGCTGGGGTTCTGGGGCCTGCTGCTGTTCTGGCGGGCGCTGCAGATCGCCTTCCCGGAGGCGGACGCCCGCCGGTACGCCAAGCTGGTGTTCTTCCTGCCCTCGCTGCTGTTCTGGCCGTCCAGCATCGGCAAGGACGCCTGGATGATGTTCTGCCTGGGCCTGACCACGTACGGGGTGGCCCGGCTGCTGGACCGCCGGTTCGGCGCGCTGGTGTGCATCGCGGTGGGCTCGCTGGGCACGGCGATGGTCCGCCCGCACGTCACCGTGCTCACCGGCGCCGGCCTGACCGTGGCGTACGTGCTGCGCAAGCGGCCGCAGCAGGTCAGCGCGCTGGGGCCGCTGCGGACCATCCTGACGGTGGCGGTGCTGGGCGCGATGGTGATGCTGATGCTGCAGCAGGTCTCCACGTTCTTCGGCACCAGCGGCACCGGCGGGGACGCGGTGAACCAGGTGCTCTCGGAGACCTCGCGGCGGACCTCCCAGGGCTCCTCGGTGATCAACGCGCCGCCTGCGGACGACACCGGGCCCGCGGTCAGCATGAACCCGGCCCGGCTGCCGATGGCCGTGGTGAGCGTGCTGTTCCGGCCGTTCCCGTTCGAGGCGTCCAACATCCAGAACCTGATCCAGTCGGTGGAGTGCTTCGTCCTGCTGGTGCTCTACATCCGCGACTGGCCGCGGCTGCGGCAGCTGCCCCGGCTGTTCCTGAAACGCTCGTACATCGCCTTCTGCGTGGTCTACACGCTGCTGTTCTGCTGGGCGTTCTCCAGCATCAACAACATGGGCATCCTGTCCCGCGAGCGGGTGCAGGTGATGCCGCTGGCGCTGGTGCTGCTGGCCGTGCCGCGGCCGGAGGGGTCGGCGCCGGCGCCCCGGCGCCGCTCCCGGCCGCCGCTGTGGCGGGTGCAGCCGGGCCAGTGGCGCGAGCGTGCGGCCTCGGCCCCGCCCCATGAACTCCCGGTCCGCGTGGGCGGTCCGGACTCACCACCTCGACCCTGGGGGGATCCCCGATGACGACCACTGACCTGGGCCTGCCCGCCGCGCTCGGCGGCGAGCCCGCCTTCCCCGACGGCCTCCCGCTCACCCGGGTGCGGGTGCCGGACCGCGAGGGCCTGCTGGAGCGGCTCGGCGCGGTGCTGGACAGCGGCATGCTGACCAACGGTCCCACCGTCCGGGAGCTGGAGGAGCGGGCGGCCGAACTGCTGGACGTGCCGCACGTGGTGGCGGTCTCCAACTGCACGGCCGGGCTGATGCTGGTGCTGCAGGCCGCCGGGGTCGGGGGGAACCGTCCGGTGGTGATGCCCGGGTTCACCTTCTCGGCCACCGCGCACGCCGCGCACTGGGCCGGGGGCACCCCGGTGTTCGCCGAGGCGCGGGAGCAGGACATCACCCTCGACCCGACGGACGCCGAGGCCCGGCTCAAGGCCGCCGACCGGCCGGCCGCGTTGATGGCCACCCACGTCTACGGCACCCCCTGCCAGGTGGAGGAGTTGCAGCGGGTCGCCGACGCCGCGGGGGTGCCGCTGGTGTACGACGCGGCGCACGGCCTGGGCAGCTCCCGCCGGGGCGTGCCGGTGGGCAACTTCGGCCTGGCCGAGGTGTTCTCGATGAGCCCGACCAAGGTGGCGGTGGCCGGCGAGGGCGGCCTGGTGGCCACCCGGGACGGCGCGCTGGCGGCCACCCTGCGCACCGCCCGGGACTACGGCAACCCCGGCGACTACGACACCCTCTTCCCGGGCCTGAACGCCCGGATGAGCGAGCTGCACGCCGCGGTCGGCCTGACCTGGCTGGCCGGGCTGCCCGAGCGGGTGGCCCACCGCGGGGCCCTGGTGGCCGAGTTCGCCGCGGTCACGGCCGGGCTGCCGGGCCTGCGCCCGGCCCTGCCGGAGGCGGGGGACGTGTCCACCTTCAAGGACCTCACCCTGATCGTGGACCCGGAGCTCTTCGGGCTGTCCGCCGAGGCGCTCGGCCGGGCGCTCAAGGCCGAGGGCGTGGACACCCGGCGCTACTTCCACCCGCCGGTGCAGCGCCAGCGGGCGTACGCGCACCTCGGGCAGGCCGAGGACCTGCCGCTGACCGACCGGCTGGCGGGCTCGGTGCTGACCGTCCCGCTCTGGTCGCACATGGAGGCCCCGGCGGTGCGCCGGGTGGCCGAGGCCGTGGTGCGGATCCAGGGCGCGGCCGACCGGGTCGCCGCCCTGCCGGAGTACGCCGGCTGAATCCGGGGACGGCTCCGGGCCGGGCCGCGGCCCGGGGCCGTCCGGCCCTGCGCGCGGCCCTCGCACACCGGTGCCAGGGTCAGGCGATTCAAGTGAACAGCTTCGTGCTGATCGCGGCGGTGGTCCACTTCGCCGTGGTGGTCCCGGTCGGGCGGCTCCAGGACCGGTTCCAACCGGTCAAGACCGTCCCGGTGAAGAAGGCGGACTGCCCGGAGTGCCTGAGCTGCGTCCCGGCCGCGGCCACCCGCTGCGCCCACTGCACCACCGAGCCGGCGGGCCGTCCCGGCTTCCCGGCGCAGGCCCTGCAGACCCGCTGATCACGCCCCGGACGGGCCCGACGGGTCCGCGCCACCCCCGCCGGGCCCGGTCTACACCTCCGACCGGGCCTTTCGGCGTCCCGCGGCCCTCACGAATCGGCCGAAACTCGCCGTCGATATGTCCGATCCTCCACCTTTCATACCGTTTGATCGCGCGAAGAGTGTGTAAACAGTTGAACTACCCCCTCTCCCACTCTCCTCAGCAGGCACATTGTGGGCTTACGGTATGCCCCATGACCTCGCCCCGCTCCTACGACGGAGTCGGCTACCCCTCTCCGTCCTTTTCCTCCGGCACGCCGATCTACGACAGGCTCGTCGCAGAGCGCGGCATCCCGCAGATCGCCCCCATCAACGTGCCGGCGGCACTGCCCCCGGCCTCCTCCTACGGTTCGGGCTACGGCTCGGGTTACGGCAGCGGCTACGACTCCCCCGTCGGCGCCAACCTGCCCGCGCTCCCCCCGGCGCGCCTGGCCCTCGGCCCGGGTCCGAGCAGCACCCCGGCCACCGGCTACGCCCAGCCCTCCCCGGCCGGGTACGCCACCGCCCCGCAGCTGCCCGCCGCCGGCTACGGCGCCGTCGGGCAGCCGCAGGTTCCCGGCCAGCGCCCGGTCGGCCCGGCCGCCGGCTTCCAGCCGCAGCCCGGCTTCCCCCAGCCGGGCACCGGCCAGAGCTACGGCGGGCAGAACAGCTTCGCCTCGGCCCCGCAGAGCTTCTCCCCGCCGAGCTTCGGCGGGCAGGGCTTCGGCGCCCAGGGGTTCGCGACCCAGGCGCCGCAGCAGGGCTTCGCCGACCAGAGCCTCGGCGGCAACCAGCTGCGCCCGGCCGCGCCGGTCGCCCCGGTCCGCCCGATGCAGCAGCAGTACACCCCGCAGTTCCCGCAGTACCCGCAGGCCGGCTGACGGACCGCGCCCGCCCGCCCCAGGGCGTGCCGGGAGCCCGAGGTCAGGGTCACCAGGGTCGGGGTCCGTGCCGCAGGCCGGCACGGACCCCGACCCGCTCCAGGGCCGTCCGCACCGCCGTCGCCGGCGGCGCGGGCGGCCCTGCGCCTTCCCGGCCCCGCCTCCCCGCCCCACCGGTCGGTACACCCCCGACCCGTCGCGCGCCGGGCTGGCAGGATGGGCCCATGGCGACACTGACCGGACTTCACCTGTACCCCGTCAAGTCCACCTACCGGATGAGCCCGACGAGCGCCCGGGTCGAGCCCTGGGGCCTGGAGGGCGACCGCCGCTGGATGCTGGTCGACCCCCGCGGCCGGGCCCTGACCCAGCGTGAGATACCCGCCCTCGGCCAGTACCGCGCGGTACCCCGCCCGGACGGCACCCTCGACCTCACCGCCCCCGACGGCGCCCGGATCGCGATCCCGGCCCCCTCCACCGCGGCCGGCGACCCGGAACTGCTGGTGGAGATCTGGGGCACCGAGGTGTCCGCCGCCGAGGCGGCGAAGGAGGCCCGGGACTTCCTCGCCGAACGGCTCGGCGACGTCCGGCTGGTCCACCTCGACCGCCCGGGGAGCAGCCGCCCGGTCGACCCGCGGTACGCCGTCCCCGGCGACACCGTCAGCCTCGCCGACGGCTACCCGCTGCTGCTCGCCAGCACCTCCTCGCTCGCCGACCTCAACGCCCGGATCGCCGCCGACCACCCCGACGACCCGCGGAAGGCCGCGCCGGCACCGATCGAGCGGTTCCGCCCCAACCTGGTGGTCGACGGCACCGAGCCGTGGGCCGAGGACGGCTGGCGGCGGGTCCGGATCGGCGAGGTGGTCTTCCGGGTCACCAAGATGTGCGGCCGCTGCGTGGTCACCACCATCGACCAGGAGGCCGGCGAACGCCGCGGCCCGGAGCCGCTGCGCGCCCTCGGCCGGCACCGCAAGTTCGGCGACAAGCTGGCCTTCGGCACCAACCTGGTGCCCGAGCGGCCGGCCGGCTCGGGGCGGGTGCTCGGCACGCTCCGCCTCGGCGACGAGGTCACCGTGCTGGAGGAGGGCCCCCGGCCGACCCCCGAACTCCGGGCCTGAGCAACAGAGAACCTGCTCGCTCGTTGATGTCCGGGAGCGACCGGGGCGACCGGGCGGAGCACGCTACGGTGGGGCGAGCAGCACGGCACCGGACGAAGGTGGGGACGACAGACCGTCATGGGTGAGCACAGGGTCCGGGTCACGCAGGACAGCGCCTCCCGCTGGCGGCGCCGCAACGGGGAGTACGAGACGCTCCACGAGGCCCTGGCGGCCGCCGAGCCCGGCGACACCCTCACCCTGCGCCCCGGCACCTTCCGCGAGCCCGTCCTGCTCGACAAGGCGGTGACCCTGGTGCCCGCCGACGGGCCCGGCACGGTCCGGCTCGACCCGCCGGCCGGCACCGCGCTGACCGTCACCGCCGCCGCCACCGTCCACGGCCTGGTGGTGGAGGGCTCCGACACCGCCGTCCCGGCCGTCCTGCTCACCGGGCCCGGCACCACGGCCGAGCTGGCCGACTGCCGGGTGCAGACCCGCGCGGCGGTCGGCGTCGAGGTCACCGGCGGCGCCCGGGCCGTGCTGCGCGGCTGCACCGTGGGCAACCCGGCCGGCCTGGGCCTGCGGGTCCGCGGCGAGGCCGAGGCCCGGCTGCGCGACTGCGAGCTCACCGCCGCCGGGCAGGCCGGCCTCGCCGTCCTCGGCGGGGCCACCGCCCACCTGGAGGACTGCCGGCTGCACCACGCCTCCGGCGCCGGGCTGCTGCTCGCCGACCAGGGCTCCACCGCCGAGCTGACCGGCTGCGAGCTGTACGAGATCAAGGGCACCGGGGTGCAGGCCGAGGCGCGGGCGGTCGGCCGGCTCACCGACTGCACCGTCCACCGGGTCACCGGCAACGGGCTCACCCTGGACACCGAGGCCGAACTGACGCTCACCGGCTGCCGGGTCCACGACCTCCCGGAGAACGCCGCCGACCTGCGCGGGCGCTCCCGCCTGGTGCTCCGCGACAGCACCCTGCACGACTTCGGGCGCGGCGCACTCTCGGTCTGGGACAACGGCACCGAGGTCACCGCCACCGCCAGCCGGATCCACTCCGCCACCGGCGAGTACCCGGCCGCCTGGGTCAGCGACGGCGCCCGGCTCGCCCTGACCGACTGCGCGCTGCACGACCTCCCGGACGCGCTGTTCGTCCTCGACCACGGTTCGGCCGTCACCGCCGAGGACTGCTCCTTCGCCGACATCCGCAGCTCCGCGGTGTCGGTCAGCGGCGGGGCCACCGCCGACCTGACGGACTGCCGGATCCAGCAGACCGGCACCGGCCTGTGGTTCCGCGACCACGGCAGCGGCGGGGTGCTGACCCGCTGTGAGATCTCCGACGTCTCCACCGGGGTGATCGTCACCAAGGGCGCCGACCCGGTGCTCCGCGAGTGCGCGGTGCGCGGCAGCAGCGACGCCGGGGTGTACGTCTCCGCGCAGGGCCGCGGCACCTTCGAGGACGTCCGGGTGTCGCACGGCCGGGGCTTCGGCTTCCATGTGATCGACGGCTGCCGGAGCCTGCTGCTGCGCTGCCGGGCGGAGCAGATGGGCCGGGCCGGCTTCGAGTTCCCGGAGCCGGGACCGGTGACCGAGGGCTGTGCCTCCGACGACGTGGCCCCGCCGCCGCCCCTGCCCGCGCCCTTCCCCGGCGCCCTGGCGGGCCCGGTCCCGCCGAACGGGCTCGTCCCGCCGTCCGCCCTGGCGCCCCCGGCCGGGTTCGCTCCCCCGCTCGGGCCGGTGCCGCCGGGCGGCGGGGTCCTGCCGGAGCCGCGGACCGGCCTGCTGACCGTCCCGGCCCGGCTGCCCGCGGTGCCGCGCGGGGTGCCGGCCCTGCCGGTCGGCGGCGGGCCGATCGCGCCGCTGCCGGACTGCCGCCCGGCCGAGGAGGCGCTGGCCGAGCTGGACGCCCTGGTGGGCCTGGCCATGGTCAAGCGGGA
The window above is part of the Kitasatospora sp. HUAS MG31 genome. Proteins encoded here:
- a CDS encoding MOSC domain-containing protein; protein product: MATLTGLHLYPVKSTYRMSPTSARVEPWGLEGDRRWMLVDPRGRALTQREIPALGQYRAVPRPDGTLDLTAPDGARIAIPAPSTAAGDPELLVEIWGTEVSAAEAAKEARDFLAERLGDVRLVHLDRPGSSRPVDPRYAVPGDTVSLADGYPLLLASTSSLADLNARIAADHPDDPRKAAPAPIERFRPNLVVDGTEPWAEDGWRRVRIGEVVFRVTKMCGRCVVTTIDQEAGERRGPEPLRALGRHRKFGDKLAFGTNLVPERPAGSGRVLGTLRLGDEVTVLEEGPRPTPELRA
- a CDS encoding DegT/DnrJ/EryC1/StrS family aminotransferase, coding for MTTTDLGLPAALGGEPAFPDGLPLTRVRVPDREGLLERLGAVLDSGMLTNGPTVRELEERAAELLDVPHVVAVSNCTAGLMLVLQAAGVGGNRPVVMPGFTFSATAHAAHWAGGTPVFAEAREQDITLDPTDAEARLKAADRPAALMATHVYGTPCQVEELQRVADAAGVPLVYDAAHGLGSSRRGVPVGNFGLAEVFSMSPTKVAVAGEGGLVATRDGALAATLRTARDYGNPGDYDTLFPGLNARMSELHAAVGLTWLAGLPERVAHRGALVAEFAAVTAGLPGLRPALPEAGDVSTFKDLTLIVDPELFGLSAEALGRALKAEGVDTRRYFHPPVQRQRAYAHLGQAEDLPLTDRLAGSVLTVPLWSHMEAPAVRRVAEAVVRIQGAADRVAALPEYAG
- a CDS encoding AAA family ATPase; the encoded protein is MEPANHFAVLRRYWRLLVGCTMAALIIGFVLTPDGDAVDDAKWQCKVAITPVAGAAETVRADQVLSYAQGADVSTEAAKKLGITDVASLVARRTVAAASTQMLLVTATGPTQQSSAALADALSQATITGYSSESKKSADESIKRLQNQAKEQQDQVDQLQRQFNAAKPGDQPRLQPQLTAATGSLTKTLTAISDLQSSSQTDAIQQWGSIDCREAGGSLLTSPTRSVRLALAVVLGLALGVVAALMLSRMDTRLRSRNGTEEAFNLPVIGEIPHLSHRLRRLREPLVVARPSDPAAEAYRSLRSTLLLTGPEALSAQLGEGPGRAGSGNARRSTEPAPVILVMSGRSGDGRTTTVANLAAALAETGRQVLVLDCDFRNPQAHVHFGIGDGPGMAELLSAEQISDLRDLIRRTTVDGVALITGGNTTAYPAALVLRAGEVLRRAREHADVVLIDSSPLLYANDAYDLVQHADAVLVTAMAGNVKPEQADRVAELLARTGVPVAGVALLGTEGPAQGRRRNRDGGLRTPAALFSRSSGPAAPAPALPRPAAEPSPEDQPKPSPSWARRPENTAETTLQLRQAGEDL
- a CDS encoding glycosyltransferase, with product MKRVLWLAKGLGRGGAEQLLVNCARHVDTSRYEVEVAYVLPWKDALVPALEAAGVRTHCLGTAPGRLWPLRLRGLLAERRYDLVHSHMPVPAAAARLLSYGRSGPRLVHTEHNVWERYRTATRWANAWTYRRNDAVIAVSHAVAATIARRRPDPDWVTVVHHGPDLADAPSGPAARAAARAELGLPADAVVIGTVGNLTAKKDQATLLAAFARVRADHPGAALVLIGSGPLEAELRARAGEGVVFAGSRSDVPALLPGFDVFTLSSRQEGLPVALMEAMTSGLPSVVTRVGGMPEVLEDGGQGLLVPPGDPAALAAALSRMVAEGDLRERLGAAARERSKGFDVAGAQRSIEAVYARVLRDRPSPEGNRVHP
- a CDS encoding DUF6643 family protein, yielding MTSPRSYDGVGYPSPSFSSGTPIYDRLVAERGIPQIAPINVPAALPPASSYGSGYGSGYGSGYDSPVGANLPALPPARLALGPGPSSTPATGYAQPSPAGYATAPQLPAAGYGAVGQPQVPGQRPVGPAAGFQPQPGFPQPGTGQSYGGQNSFASAPQSFSPPSFGGQGFGAQGFATQAPQQGFADQSLGGNQLRPAAPVAPVRPMQQQYTPQFPQYPQAG
- a CDS encoding right-handed parallel beta-helix repeat-containing protein, yielding MGEHRVRVTQDSASRWRRRNGEYETLHEALAAAEPGDTLTLRPGTFREPVLLDKAVTLVPADGPGTVRLDPPAGTALTVTAAATVHGLVVEGSDTAVPAVLLTGPGTTAELADCRVQTRAAVGVEVTGGARAVLRGCTVGNPAGLGLRVRGEAEARLRDCELTAAGQAGLAVLGGATAHLEDCRLHHASGAGLLLADQGSTAELTGCELYEIKGTGVQAEARAVGRLTDCTVHRVTGNGLTLDTEAELTLTGCRVHDLPENAADLRGRSRLVLRDSTLHDFGRGALSVWDNGTEVTATASRIHSATGEYPAAWVSDGARLALTDCALHDLPDALFVLDHGSAVTAEDCSFADIRSSAVSVSGGATADLTDCRIQQTGTGLWFRDHGSGGVLTRCEISDVSTGVIVTKGADPVLRECAVRGSSDAGVYVSAQGRGTFEDVRVSHGRGFGFHVIDGCRSLLLRCRAEQMGRAGFEFPEPGPVTEGCASDDVAPPPPLPAPFPGALAGPVPPNGLVPPSALAPPAGFAPPLGPVPPGGGVLPEPRTGLLTVPARLPAVPRGVPALPVGGGPIAPLPDCRPAEEALAELDALVGLAMVKREVRTLIDLISVGRRRQRAGLKAPSPRRHLVFTGSPGTGKTTVARLYGEILASLGVLQRGHLVEVARVDLVGEHIGSTAIRTAAAFERARGGVLFIDEAYALAPEDGGRDFGREAIDTLVKLMEDHRDEAVVIVAGYTAEMERFLAANPGLSSRFSRTVIFPDYSAPELLEIARAQCAEQEYALTPDAEEALLGHFAALDRGAGFGNGRTARQVFETMVERHAMRVAQLADPTTEDLQVLVPADLPG
- a CDS encoding GNAT family N-acetyltransferase → MNTVPPETELAFRPFAEADVPAVLELLTASLAGGPTGTRSPEFFAWKHRRNPFGASPGLLAVTPEGRPVGVRLFLRWEWRQGGRAVRAVRPVDTATHPDFQGRGIFRRLTLDLLEQVAGDAELVFNTPNGNSLPGYLKMGWREVGRVPIALRVARPAAFALGARAALARRSGRRRPLHCELPLAAGFFGEGNGLAELLKERAAADEGEARMAVHRTEGFLRWRYGDAPGLDYRVLTCERGGELAGVAFGRPRRRGPLTEFTLAEVLVRPGDRRAAASLLRQAAFAGCDHVATHLAPGTEAAAAGLRGGYLTAPRTGMSLAARTPAGPLPADRTLAAWRFSLGDLEVF